Genomic window (Cololabis saira isolate AMF1-May2022 chromosome 10, fColSai1.1, whole genome shotgun sequence):
tccatccatccatccatccagtttcCATACCCCTACGGTCTGATTTAGGGTCTCTTGGGTCTGCAGGAGCCCATCACCTGGGCAGAGACAGTTAACATCCTGAACAGGTCATCAGTTTATCACAGGATGCAGCTTTACTTGGAGCAGCAAGGCAGTGCATCTTTaaagacacaaaaaaatacaaaaactccATGAGGAATGCAGAGATGTAATCAACcagtccattatctatacctgctgcCTCCCACTCAAGGTCACGGgtgtctgctgctgctgcctatCCCAACTGTCTGCAGGTGAAGGGCGACGTGGATTCTGGACACGCTGCCAGTTAGTCTCTGTAAGTGCCGCTCAAGGCGACGCTGATCACAGCTTCAAGGCCAACAGGATGTATCATATCATTGCATGCAGATTTCCATTTCAAGGCCACACCTCGACCTTGAAAGAGGTTTATTGTATTTCTGTTAATCAGTTATTGGAAAAATGCCCTTTTATTCTAACTATTTACTATTAAATTTACACGGTGACACAATCAAGAGCAGCAGTTCAGTATCAGTTGATCAGTACATTTATTTTTGTGCTGAACTGTGGAATTGTGTGGAAAAAAATCAAGCAAAAAGCATCGTATAAAatcatgtaaaaacaaaacagtgatGGTAAACTTTACTACAAGCTGAAACACAGAACAacaatgacacaaaaaaacacgTAAATAGgacaataaatagataaataaatagtatTGTTGAATAGATTTCTAAATCTTTTTCACgttaaaaataaactaaaagtaAATAGAAGTCTTAATCGAGTCAAGTGAGCATCTAGCATTGTTCAGAGTTGAAGCTTGCATTGCTGCTCAGGCACAGTGACATTTAGTGACGATGAGGTCGTTGAAAGCCGTGAGTTTCAGCGCTCCCCTGCTGTCGTAGTGCAGCAGCACCATGGACTCGTAGGCCGCCGGCACGCAGCAGGGGTCAGGGGTCCCGCCTTTGGTCATCTGGTGCAGCCGAGACTTGATCTGCGTGTGCATGCTCGCCGGCTTGTAGTTGTGGGGGCATGTGCCGTCACAAAAATGCATTGTGTATTCAGACGGGGCCAAAACCCAGTCGTCCCACCCGATTTCTTTGAAAGACACAGTCACTGACTTTCGGCAGCACCATCCTTGGTCGTCGCAGCCGTCTTCCTTGTTGGAGCGACGCAGCCTCGTCCGTGCAGGGTAAGACTGGACCACGGCCACTTCTAGACTATTGCTTAGATTTACTTTTAGAGCACTTTTCCTGTTTAGAACAAACCCAACATCCACAAACAGCGACTGGTTATCAGCTCTCACCCATCTGTTCACCTCAGGGCTGATATCCAGTATCACATCCTGGCTTCTTCTTGAAATGTTGGGGTGGGCTGAATCCGCGTACGTCCAACCGGTAGAGATTGTTGGCTTCATGCCGTTGATTTTAATCTGAATTTTTGGGCTCGCTTCGGATTTAACTGAACCGAgttgatccagaacgctgctggaAATCTTGAGCTGTGCTTGTGCTGGAGTCGGTCCAGTCTGGGTCTTTGTTTCTCTGTGGAAAACTGCTCTGTACCACCGCACGTCTCGGTCACCGCTCTTCCCACGTACTTTTAGTGGCAGAACTGAAAAAGAACACACAGACAGTAAATAAGAGTTGGATGGACGGATCAACTAAGACTAGAAACGCCAAATAAATGTAGAGTTACTAAAAATAATTTATCAAACTCTACTACAGGTCTTGGCTGATGACATTGAAAAAAAGCATGTTCAAAGTTTAACATAGCGTTGTAGGCGTGTCTGTTATGGCCATGATTTCCAAAAGCTTGTAggaatgtatttgtttttttggtcattTTTGTTTCTCGGGTAAAGATTGAGATTTTAACTGTTGAAGTTCTTGGTAAACATCGTCGCCTCACCTGTGGACGGAAACAGCACAGTGGCCATAGACTGCTGAGTTTCCTGGGGCGGCTGGCTGGAGTTCTGTCCCATGGCGCTGGTTTGTTCCCTGTAGAGCTGATACATCTGATCCAGCCTCTTCTGAGAGGCTCTCTGGGTCGGCCCGGGCTCTCCGTCCATGTTCAGGGAGCTGAGGATCCCCTTCTTCACTGCTTCCAGGAACAGGATCCTGTGGTTGTCAGGTGTGCCTTCAGGGGCCGTGCCGAGCCGGTTCTCAGCTGAGgtggagacgagcagcagcagcagcgtgcaGGGGATGAGGCCAAGGGGTGTGTGTGATCTGAGCATGGTGAACCTGCCGGGGAGGTTTGGTTTATGACTGCAGCGGCTCAGTGAATAGGCTACGTGTACGCTGTGAACAAAATTCTTGACAtgctttaatttatatagctCCTGCGTCGCCACACCCCTGAGGTGCTCAGCTTATATCACATGTAATTATGAGGCAACATTTTGAAGTATTTTGTCGTGTGTTGATAAGAGGAACGTATAAAATGGAAAGGTGAGACGTCATCTGTGAGCATTTGATGATTTTTATCTTTACATCGTGAGAAACAATGGAGATGagtaagaaataaaatgattacAGGACGATGGTGGAAAATACTGCGAGCTGGTGACATCACTGCTGATTGGGCCAAAAAATTGACCCAGGGTGGAGATGAGGGTCCAACGTAcacatgggtgcagatcccgggggggacgggggggacatgccccccccaatttctgaaaaacatgaattgtcccccccaataaaaataccctaaattattcaaaattgaacaaatgtattttcagacttaaaggttgaatatgtagaatatttattaaaaatatatttctaaaaaaagaacacatccacggtgcgttttgaggtgtacagaatgaaagtattgctactccatacatttttttttggttttttttagtctgaattaatatttttaaaatttttgacgGGCTCGACAATGACTTTGTCaacgttctgtttacattcgtACCTGCCCGTACTTGTACTtatttagggctccatatttcatccgtatatcaattgatcgtgcataaagtagtcccatagaaTAAAAGGAAGAttgtgagaagaatttgagatgagtagacactacatgcccaaaacccttaaaattatgatttacgaatataacggttaagtaagcagtgacacacactgttggctgtttagacaaataaacaagaaaggtaagcacaataaatgattccctgtgcagtattttttggcgagcctttaccaatttatggcatggtatgagttgcatattggcaaaaaattaaaaattaaaatcacgttggtgtcccccccaatcctgacatcagATCTGCACCCCTGAACGTACAATAACATCATCTTCTCCGGATGCTACACATGATGATCTGTGTTTGGCATTGCAGTCCTGTCTAGCATGGCCAAAGGACAAGATAGATGATGCATCACAGGGACCTGGCAAAGTCCTCAAATTTAAAGAGCAACTTCAAGTCTGTGAGCTATTTGAATAATGAGCGAAATTTAAGGTTATAGCAACTGAAAACAAATAAAGAGTCTCTTGACCCTCAGCTCAAAGACAAAACTCATCAAagttacaaacaaaaacatagaGATACATAAACAGGCGAAGATGGTGTGGAAGGAGTAGTCTCTATTACTTCATGATGAAAATGTTTGGAACAGCCGCCTCAGCATTTCAGTACGATCATAACGCCGTGAGAGATAAAAACCAATCCCACTGTTGTGATGATCAGAATAAAGCTGGAGCATATGTGACTTCAGCCACGTCTGTCGCCTGTGTTGGAGGAAGGAACATTCCTGCGATATCAGTTGCAGATAAGAGCCTACCTGGAGCCAAACGGACGTGTCAACTAAACACTGCCGAGAAGTTATCGGCCCTGATGTGAAACTCCGCTGTCCTGCAGTAAATAGGGTCAATGTGCCGTTGTGTTACAAGCTGGTCTCCACATCCTTTCTACCGCTGTCATTGGCCCTAGTCTCGCCACCTGAGGGAATTTCAGGCAACCGTTGGAAGATAAGGAAACCCTTATCATGAACGCAATGAAAATGCCCCAAATAGATTCCTTTGCACATATGTCAAACTATAGCTTTATCAGTtatactttcttttcttttgacagCCAGGTGATACAACTGATGTGATATAGAgctctatttaaaaatagatatgtgtcctatgtgatttcttgctggTG
Coding sequences:
- the LOC133452034 gene encoding inhibin beta C chain, with protein sequence MLRSHTPLGLIPCTLLLLLVSTSAENRLGTAPEGTPDNHRILFLEAVKKGILSSLNMDGEPGPTQRASQKRLDQMYQLYREQTSAMGQNSSQPPQETQQSMATVLFPSTVLPLKVRGKSGDRDVRWYRAVFHRETKTQTGPTPAQAQLKISSSVLDQLGSVKSEASPKIQIKINGMKPTISTGWTYADSAHPNISRRSQDVILDISPEVNRWVRADNQSLFVDVGFVLNRKSALKVNLSNSLEVAVVQSYPARTRLRRSNKEDGCDDQGWCCRKSVTVSFKEIGWDDWVLAPSEYTMHFCDGTCPHNYKPASMHTQIKSRLHQMTKGGTPDPCCVPAAYESMVLLHYDSRGALKLTAFNDLIVTKCHCA